The window catctcttgtgcgGCCATGAACAGCTAAAAGAGAGCATCCAGCATCCTCTAACATTCTTGCATAATTAATTGTATCCTGTAGATTTGGGAAGATTCGGATTTTGCATGATACAGGAACTTGAAGATTGGAAGCCAGTTTCTCTACTATTGCTTTTACAAGAGGTAAGTTATCCATTAAAAAAGCTCCATAATTTCCTCGCCTTGCGATACGCTGAGGACACCTGCACGAAATTACTCGACTACTCAATAGATGTTCAGGAACCTTGAGTGAAAAATATGAACACAATCAGCATATTTGGTATGCAACACATTTGGAACTTAGATTATCCTAGATTGTTTTTGTTAGTTTGGAGTATCAAAAAGTAAATTGCTAAATCTAGGAAGAACTTTAAAAATCCAACTGAATTGTCACACATAAAAACCAAACCTACAAACTGTTGGTTTAGTGTTTTGAAGCAGTACACCATTTGGTTAATGGCACATGGCGCATGGGTTGGGCTTAGAGCCTGTGAGCTGCAAATGGAATGTGGGCTGAAATAAATTGGCTGAACAGAAGGAAAACAGGCAATATCTTTAAAAAGATCCAATCTCAAGGTCGGAGGATCAAACTCAAGCCCTCTAGGATATGAAAGCAAACTTTTAACAGGGTGCACCACTTCCGTTACTTTGCAAACTATTCAATATTTGATTGGATTCGGGTATAGATTTGACCAAACTCAGCACCGGCCGAATATTTTcagtttttcttctttgaaaaCCTGAACCGTTATCAACCCAAACtgacaaaaatatttttctttctttccgtTTACCTCGTGTTTAGACGCAACTCAAAAGGAGAACAGTTAGAAGTTATATGTAAAAGCCACTCTAATCATTTAAGGGTCTTCAATGTGTTTTTTTAGAAGAGAAACACTTGAAATAAATGAAGTTAAAAGACTTCACACTTATAGGTGTGTTAGAAAACACCTCCAATTTGAAATAAAAGGAGAGACTATAATTGCTAAAAGGGTGTTCTTACACCCAAAATAGCCTGAATTTGAAACCAGTCAGATCCGTGACAGAATGAACTATATTGTTGGGGATGCTTTGGATTTATCTTTTAGGATGTTTGGGCTGGGGATGAACCTCTTCATAGAAGATTTCCTCTTAAATTTGATCTCTCTCTGAGCAAGGTGTTAGACCCCCTATTAGATTTCATTACATTAGGAGGAAAAAGGAGAAATCCCATGTGCAACACATGTGTAAATAGAAAGTTTTAAAGTCGGTTAGTGGGGATTATAAATAGTGGTTGGTTTAGGCGGAACAAGTAGTTAGTATCTTTCGAGAGAAGTTTAGCTTGTTACTCTTCGAGAGAAGAAGAACAAGGAGAATGTTTCATGAATTGAGAGTTTATCAATTCATCACTGTATAAGAGATCATATTCATACTTGAATAAAGTGTAAAATTCTATACCAAAGGTAGAGTTCTATCACAAGGATAGACCCACATGCCACTATTGACATGTATATATGGACAATGTTTGACGGAACTGAAAAGCACTAAAAAAATGCTTTCTGAGGCTTATAATTTGGTTACTTTTGTTATTAATAGTGTTTGTGATACTTTTATTTGTTGAATTTGTAGGAACTGACAAATTGAACTGGAATGGATTAATTCAGGtgaaaatatgaagaaaaaaaagccTTAGGGAGTGCAATGCTAGGCTCGATTTCAACCTTAGAGAGgaaaacataaagaaaaaagCCTCCAACAAGCATTGCAGCACTGTGCGATGCTAGGCTTGACACAGTGCTATTAAGTTCAATCAGGCCATGACCCCACCAGCTGGCAAGGTGATAGGGGCAATGCTGTGTAGCATCACAATGCTATCATCAAATCAGCTATATAACTCCCACTTCATTTAGGATTTAAGTAGATCATTCAACTGGGATTTTTGGAGGCTGAGAGAGTGGATAACTTTGATTTCCAAAGAGATGGAGGTGTGCGATCATGATGGAAGGTTCTTGGGAGCTTAAGTGCAAGGACTGAGAGCACAAAATGTGGTTTTATTATGGCGACAGGATCGAATCACTAGCCAACATTCTTAATTTTTCCCTTGATCTTTTAGAATTCTGGATTTTGTGAACTCAATGCTTCTTACATATTGTGAGATCATAAGTAACTAAACATTTTAGTTCTAGGGATCAATTGAGCTTTTGGATTGATGTTGACTTAACTATTTTTCTATTACGAATTGATTATTCATTGATTGTCTTTTAGCAATATATTTTCTTAATGGTTTCAACACTTTATCATTATTGCTTGATGTAAAATTTATCGTCTTGCTCTAGTGAGAAGATTTTAGATTAGAATGGAGATCTTTAAGAAGGAGCTGATTGAAAAGACTCCTTTTTCTCCATTTTCCAAATACCTTTGTCTGGGATAAAGTGACATCCTCAAGGATTTTCACAATGGAAGGTAACTCCTCAGTGTCAAGTTCCCTCGAACACATTTACATGCACACATGTCAAGTTATAATATAGTTTAAAATGGTCCAAGACATAGTATCATCCTTAGGGAATGAAGTATTTGATTCTCCTGGCTATTACGAACGTGTTTTTTTAGCATATGGCTCTACCAGAGGATCCAAAGATCTTCATTGCTTAAACAGTTAAAGTTCAAGGGGTCATCCCTTCAGAAAGGAAAAGAAGCTTTGTGTGGGAACATTTTGTGAGTCCTCTTTACTGGATCACTTGGCAGTAGCGTAATAGAAGAATTTTAAGGATATTTTTGGGACAATAGTTAGTTTGTGTGACTTGGCGTAAATGCTCCCCTCTTTTTCATTACTATAGCTTTCCTTCCCTCCTCTCTAATTGGAGAAGTCTTGTAAATCCTCCTTTGAGGGCTCCCTTCTTTTGtagttttgttttcttactTCTTATTCACAAAATGTACTTGGTGAATAATCCACAATCTTAACAAACATAAAGTCTTTTGGAGAACAAAGCCTTACTCCACCACCAACGAGAAGCATAAGAAGTCAGCATTTGGAACATACGACCATAAAGAACGCAAACATCCATACGAATTAATCAACCGAGTACAAATTAGAGCAACAAAGATTACCCAAGGTTTAGATCGACGTAATCACAATATGGTTCCACTCTTCTAGCAGCCTCCAACAGAACATCGGGATCATTGGCACAAAATTGAACAAATAATGGACGATCCTCCTACAAAtcattcaaaaattaaaaacaatgaaaaataaacttaaagaaTAGTACAGACAAGACTATAACCTACAATTAGTTACCGATCCACAAATAGCAGCCGGAAACATACATCAATACCAAATGAAACAGAAAATTTAAGTTGTTAACACAACAAAATGACTTCAAAATGTCACATACCTGACAAGTGGTGAATTCCATGTTCCGATACTTCTCGTTCTCGGTAAAGATTCGTGAATGGAGCATAGGTGTATACGCCGCGTCAGCACCATATTTCCTGCAGAGTAAACGAAATGGCAGCTCCGAATTATCAACCATGGGAGCTACAATCAGCTTCGGCCGACCGAGCTTCGTCCAGTGAGCCCAGGCTCGTTCAATGCGCGACTCGCCACTCAAATATCCAGTCGGCGACCCCAAGAGAAGTTTTGAGTCATTGGAATTGGAACCGGTAAGAGACGAGGATTCGTCTTGTCGCTGTTTCTGTGGATGGGAGCAGAGAAGGTCGTCTAGGTCTTGAGGAGGTAAATCTGGTTTAAGTGTTTGTGTGAAAGAGGAAGCCATGAAAGAATTACGGAGAGAGAATATAGTTTTGAGATAAAGATGAGAATTGGAAAGAGATCTCATAACCTAACGATGACGATGGATACGCAGCCCATCGCCGCCGCAGGTTCCGTCGAGGAATTTTTAGGCTGCAAACGGAATGTAATTCTTTCGGGGTTTATGGATTAGGTTTTTCACGTACATATCTTTCCCTCCAAAGATTTTGGTTCTTAGCGAAAGTCGGTTTTAAACcatcaattttgttttatgttatCAGATGAGACTATCCCAATTCTGCTtatgaaaatttgtttttgaattCTATGATTAACACTTAAAATAAcgtttgtatgttttttatTATATCCATATAActtgaattttaatttaaaatacataattattataagaggtcttttagaaaatataactGAGCGGCAATATACTACCATTTCAAGAAGCCCACAAGCCTACCatgaaaaatgtaaaaaatgCTCTGTCAACCATGCTGTTAACAACACAcccataatatatttggtacacgatcgtttagatttagctattgtttagtacacgatcgtttagatttgactacaatttattttttcaattctatggtttaattttgttacacgatcgtttaatttggttacgtttaaatttggttacagatcgtttaaatttggctaaaaatttggtacacgatcgtttagatttggctaaacgatttttttttaattcttttggtatacgatcgtttactttttttacacaatcgtttacatttgactactccaatctaaatgatttttttcaagattttttatacacgatcgtttagatttggttactcaaatttaaatgacgtaaaaaaaagagaaaaagaagattctttatacacgatcttttagattttgctattttttatacacgatcgtttagattttaaacgacgtaaaaaaagaagaggaaaagaagaaagacatgaaagacactacaagaaatctaacctttaatgtcggtttaaaatcgacattaaagggctttaatgtcacttgacaaccgacatctttgcgagcgttattaaaggtctttaatgtcggttgggctttaatgtcggtttaaaaacgacattaaaggcctttaatgtcagttttcaaccgacatctttgatagtgttattgaagccctttaatgtcggttgggctttaatgtcggttttaaaccgacatttttgatagtgttattgaagccctttaatgtcgactGGGCTATGATGTcattttaaaaccgacattaaagagatcaataatgtcagtttaaaaccgacattaaaggcttgtttttgtccatttttagaattttatatttatttaattgttgtattattgtccattttttataaaccaacattgaatccatatagataaatatttttttctcgctccaacaaattaataaaattaatattattttagaaactataatatttatcttttaaatttgtatacacaaaatgaaaacgtaatattgtgtttatatatacattctacaatagtacatgaaacaagatcctaatacaagacttaaataagaaattctaaacgccttctcagtcttcaaccttcaacgatcgcctggctatctacacaatcgcttagctttcaatttgatGACTTCAATTATTCTACAAGCAACataaaaataaaccatttaGTTTGATAACTTCTGATTTCTATCATCTCCATTATTACAAACAAACATGTCAAGCATAGTAGTAAGCAGTTCTATCACTAGAAGAAAACCATAAACATACCCAAACCCAATTACAAAAACATTCAAACCCACTCATAAAGAAAAgtatatatcaaaataatttttggaaTATGT is drawn from Cucumis melo cultivar AY chromosome 11, USDA_Cmelo_AY_1.0, whole genome shotgun sequence and contains these coding sequences:
- the LOC103501114 gene encoding uncharacterized protein LOC103501114, which encodes MRSLSNSHLYLKTIFSLRNSFMASSFTQTLKPDLPPQDLDDLLCSHPQKQRQDESSSLTGSNSNDSKLLLGSPTGYLSGESRIERAWAHWTKLGRPKLIVAPMVDNSELPFRLLCRKYGADAAYTPMLHSRIFTENEKYRNMEFTTCQEDRPLFVQFCANDPDVLLEAARRVEPYCDYVDLNLGCPQRIARRGNYGAFLMDNLPLVKAIVEKLASNLQVPVSCKIRIFPNLQDTINYARMLEDAGCSLLAVHGRTRDEKDGKKFRANWSAISAVKNAVRIPVLANGNIRHMEDVNNCLQETGVEGVLSAETLLENPALFAGFRTAEWIEGQEENTRDGNLDQADLLVDYLKLCEKYPVPWRMIRSHVHKLLGDWFKIHPHIREDFNAQSKLTFEFLYNMVERLRELQVKMPLYIKDSHVPAISSNA